The following are encoded together in the Lathyrus oleraceus cultivar Zhongwan6 chromosome 3, CAAS_Psat_ZW6_1.0, whole genome shotgun sequence genome:
- the LOC127129944 gene encoding uncharacterized protein LOC127129944, with translation MFVEVIEKVHIETPFTEAITQKPSYAKFLKYIITNKCKLNDPKPLECNAIVESKLAKKQKDPGSFSIPCVLGRHVIEKALLDLGASISLMPLAVCERLDLGDMQPTRMSLQLEDRSVKYPIGVLEDIPVRIEQLYIPNDFFIMDIKEDKEIRILIGIPFLSTAGAMIDVKRGKMTFEVGNEKVEFMLSKFLKAPSMDDSCCAIDIIDE, from the coding sequence ATGTTCGTGGAAGTAATTGAGAAAGTTCACATTGAGACACCTTTCACCGAAGCAATTACCCAAAAACCATCATATGCCAAATTCCTAAAATACATCATAACAAACAAGTGCAAGCTCAATGATCCCAAACCTTTAGAATGCAATGCAATTGTTGAAAGCAAATTAGCTAAGAAACAGAAAGATCCTGGAAGTTTTTCGATACCATGTGTTCTAGGAAGACATGTCATAGAAAAAGCATTATTGGATTTAGGAGCAAGCATAAGTTTgatgcctttagcagtttgtgaaAGGCTGGACCTAGGAGACATGCAACCAACTAGGATGTCCCTTCAGCTGGAGGATCGATCGGTTAAGTACCCGATAGGTGTATTAGAAGATATCCCAGTTAGAATCGAACAACTCTACATCCCTAATGACTTTTTCATAATGGATATTAAAGAGGACAAAGAAATTCGTATCCTTATAGGCAtaccattcttatcaactgctGGAGCCATGATAGATGTAAAAAGAGGTAAGATGACTTTCGAAGTAGGTAACGAGAAGGTAGAGTTTATGCTATCCAAATTTCTGAAAGCACCCTCCATGGACGACTCTTGTTGTGCAATTGATATAATTGATGAATGA